The Tripterygium wilfordii isolate XIE 37 chromosome 5, ASM1340144v1, whole genome shotgun sequence DNA segment GAATGATCGAAGGAATACAAGGCTGGAACACAAGAAGATTTAATTATAGAAGCAGAAGAACAAACTAGAATGTGGAGTGTTCATGGTaatgtttgctttctttttgtCCCTAATAAACTGTGTACATGAAACTCTCTATAAgttctatatttttttgttttattttgattatGAAGGTGCTAACAGGAAAACAAAGGGTTCCATAAGAGACTCAAGCAATCAAGATTTACACAAAAGGGATTCTTCTGTACGATATTGCAATGGCTGCTTGATGTGTTACCTTTGAAAGATGTTCGATTTTCTTGTAATACCTTTTAGACAAGGATTTAATAATTTTCATAATTTCTAATGTTCTCCCAggaatttttttgtaatttgttaGGGACACATGTGCATGACGTCAACTTAACCTCCTACATAGAAGGGATGGATCATGCAGTAGTGGGAGTTGTATGGAAGTTGGATAGTGTTGCCATTTGTTTAGGAAATTGGTGGTGTCCATGTTATGTTAGTTATCTTTTACATGTCATGTCAGTTTATTTCAGTTTCTTTCTATGTAAATTTCCTAATGGAAGGAATAGTGGGTCACGTATGACTCTGGCTAAACTTCCTCCTTGTGATGTATTTAATTTGACGTTGAAGGGAATGAGAAGATCAAGTAATATTACAAGACTCTTAAGTCTTTGGAGGTTGGTTTTCCTCGAATTAAACCATCAACATCTTGTATCACTTATCCAAAATTGCTAAGAACAATCATTACGTTACCAAACGGTATCCAAGTTCTCAACACAAACCAATTACACGTTCCATGAGTAAGGAATCTATCATAATTTTACcagttcaatttatattttttttctatccAGTTTATATTCATTTTTTCATAAGGAATTTATATTCTTATAAGCAAGGCATTCCATAGGCGGATGGACATTGTTGACTCCAGTAAAATTTTGATACAATAGTGGACTCTATTGTATTTTTTGACAAGGCCCTCAATGAATTTTTTAAGGCCCTTAGTGCCTATTCAAAAATGCAAGCCCAATAGTCCATATCAAAGCTACTTGGTTGATAACCCCATCTCTGTTGGCACTTGGAAGCCCATCTTTGTGGGCAACCTAGAAAGTGGTCGCGAACAAGATAGTGGAGGATATGTTTATAAAGGTCACCACAACCTCCACACTCAAGTTTATGTTTTTGTATTTGTGATCTATATTTGTAAACCACGAACCtctgatataaaaaaaaaaccccacaaAAATATTTGTGTTTGCAGTCTATATTTGGAAGTCTTGAACCCATGACAAAAAtaactcaaatttttttttgtgtttttgtgttgttgattaatgtgttttttgtgtttgttgtcTATACTTGTGAATTATGACCCCATGATATGAAGAAtcccaaattttaaaaatagtttTATGTTATTGctttgaagtattattaatgtgtttttgtatTTGCGGTCTATATTCGTAAATCGTGAATTCATGACATAAAAAActtgtatgggccaaaaatcgTCCATGTGCAAATTGACATTACGAGGCTTACGAGTGCCTCAATTGACACAACCAAGCCATGACCTAACATTCAGCAAACACTACTAGACACCCAAGAGTCTAAGTTGAGCTCAATAGGCTCAAGGCCCAAATAAATTGGCAACTAGACTCACGAGAGTTTAAAGCCCAGCTTTAAAGAGACTCATGAGAGTCTTGGACCATGTCGAAAAGGCCCACGAGAGCCTGGGCAATCTACAGAAAAGTCCATGAAGACTTCAGTCGACACAAAAAACCCATAAGAGCCTAGTTTTAGCAGGTCCGTAGAAGGCCCCACGCGTTCCATAAAGGCTCAAAGCCCGTGGTCTAGAAGCTCCCTCCAAGGTCTTGGGCTCAACCAATGCCCTAAGCCCATCCTACGATCGACATGTGCAAGTCACGTGACTAAGAGCACTGTAAATACATGAGGACCGCTCCTCATTAACTCTCTCAACAGCTTggtatctctctccctctttcttTGAAGTAGcatttcacttctctcactaagTATCTTCCCACCATTGACTGACTTAACCATCGAAACTTCCCCCGCCGGTACCACACTAGTGCCCCATCTTCATGGTCTACATTTGGTATGATCTTTGTAGGGTTGTCGAATGTCTCGATTGACATTACAAATTGATTGCCGATTTTTGGATCTACGGAACCCCCAAttcttttgtgtgtttttgtgttattattataaggtattattaatgtgtttttgtgtgtgCAGTCAATATTTGTTAAGGGTTAATGAGCAATAGATCCctcaaatcaaacttttattcCAATAGCTCCAGTCCAATTTTTTTCAACCCATAAGGTCCATAAGTGGATAAGATTTATTCCATTAAGgacaaattatacaaaaaaatatcttttttcttGACCAAAGTATCCTCAACTCATTGTTTACCACCACAAGTTATCTTCTCTAATTTCAAAgtctgttctctctctctcttctctctccgcAGCAAATTCAACAGAAACATTTGCGatcaattttgtcaaaaataGTAATGGTAGTACCTGAACAACAAATTCCACCAAAAGATGTTAGCGTAGGTGGAAGTTACTTACCGATCTCATCGAGATGGCTAAACGCTGAGATACTTGCATTAATTAATTTGAGAAGTGGGCTCGGGTCAAGGTACCAAGAGGTGGGTcctaaaggtccactttgagaAGAGATTTTCAATAGGAATGACGAGGTTGGGGTACAAGAGGAATTCCAAGAGATTTAAGGGAAAATGGGAGATTAATAAGAAACGCCTGGTAGACTCCAAGACTTGCCCTTACTACCATGAACTCGATTCACTTCATAGGAAAAAGGTACTCAGCAGCACCAACGAACTATGAATCGTATAGACACAAATTTATGTGCACTAAATTCtaatttatctgcattatctATTGTGGTTTTTTTATGGTTAGTACATATTGAAATATATATGCACTACATTTATATACTacagataaattatatgttgtGTAGATAAATAACTTTTCTGCATTGTAGATAAATTATGTATTAATTTACTAcgcagataaattatatgctaTGCAAATAAATAGTTTTTATTCACTGTAGATAAATTCATTGTAGTGCATATAAGTAGTTTTTatgcagtgcagataaattcattTGCAATGCAGATGAATTTTTATGTTGTGTAGATAAATTCATAGGTAGTGCAAAGCAGATAAATCCATATTCTATGCATATAAATTCATATGTAGTGGAGTGCAGATAAGTTCAGATAAATAGTTTTATGTAGTGTAGATAAATTCATTTACAgtgcaaataaatttatatgttGTGCAAATAAATTCATATGATGTTTAGATAAATTTATATGTAGTAAAgtgcaattaaattcatatattgTGCATATAAATAGTTTTTATGAActgcagataaattatatacagtgcagataaatttattGTAGTGTAGATAAATAGTTTTTATGTAGTGCAGAGCAGTATAGATCAATAAAATTTATGTGCAAGATTTGTTTCATCTCAGAATATATCGATGATTAATCTTGTTTGAAAGAGTGTTTCACGATGATTgagaatatgtatttttttttcaaattccgttatgtattttgagagataaatcattttaaaattttgtttaagaaaagaaaaaagtaagagCTGATGAAGTCATGTGTTGAggaaagatgtgaaaagacgCCGATGCATAATTACATAGGGTGTAATTTCTTTAAGTGAAAAGGGGTATATATGTAACTTTGTAATTTCTATccttattaataattttttttttcatttgtccTTACTGAAATAAGTTTTACCCATTTtatctttattgataattgtcCCATTTGGTAATTCTCTATACATGACTTAAACAACCCAAAAATTTTCAAAGAGGCTGTCCCCAAGCACCGAATCACTTTTTGTGCTCCAAAGGCCACAATTCCTCGATCCGCCACAAAATATACCAACATAAGTTCTAATACTTTTATGTATATCTAAATATTTGTTATATATTAGTGGCCAGTCTAGATttcttcctttcaaaaaaataagaaaaaatttaAGGCCACACAAACGTCCATTATTTACATGGTCAAAACGTCCCAATAAAATTTTGGGAGAACCATCCATGGGTTCCTCATTAAAACGTTATATTTTGTTCCGTTAAGTTTACTTGCATTTTGAACATTCCAATAAGTCCCGTAAAGTAATTGGGCTCAATTAGGCTAAACAGCAACCCACTTGTTTTTGTTTAAGCCCATCTCATTGGCCAATAAGGCCCATAAATCTTGGTCAAGCCCGTGAAGTAAGTATAATGCACAACGGCAGCTTATATGGGCCTTTCTCTACTATAGGCTCTGGCCTGAGATCAATAGATATAGGCCCATTGGTAATAGTCTCAGCTTGGTCATTTACCTTGTTTTGTTTTAGTCTTTCAAGTTCTATTTCCCTGGACCATCTTGCAGTTTTAACATCTAgagttggaattttttttttttttttgaatataaggGAAGGGGATGAGAAGAAGGCttgaactcgagacctctatgaaaTACTACctacatgagtgtcatctgagccACTCGTGATTCTCTATCTAGAGTTGGAAGTTATGAACAATCTTAagcaataatttatttttaattaaggaAATGTCACACAATATCTTAGATGGGCAAAACTAAAACCCACCAATACCACAGAGCACAACTCCCCAATTCCGTTGGGGTACTCAATATACATGTGGTGGGAGTGGAGGCTCGAATTTGGATATCATTAAGTTCGAGTATATCAGCTCGGATGACAATTACAGACAATTTAAGAGAGTAAGAGAAGTGGTCCAATTATATCATCTAATCCACCTCCACAGAGAGAGCATTGTGTTGATAATCTTTCATTTGGACTTGAAAGGGATGGCCCTAATCACAATCTGATGGTACAAGGCTGCAAGTGCTGCACCAATGAATGGTCCAACCCAGAATATCCactgtaacaaaaaaaaaataaaaattaagaagataaaatcaattactaattcaaaattatgttttttaatcttaatttgaatttgaacaGAAACTTACATGCTCATCCCATGCTTGGTCCTTGTTGTAAATGAGAGCAGCACCAAGACTCCTAGCTGGGTTAATCCCTGTCCCTGTAACAGGAATTGTCGCCAGGTGCACCAAGAACACAGCAAACCCTATTGGAAGGGGTGCCAATATCTGATAACCAAAACATTCAACAGTCACAATTATCACCAAAACTAATCCCaatcatattaaaaaaagattTAGGCTGTCTAAAATTACTGATCATAACTGAACCGATCGATAATCGAATCGATCggtcaattatttttaaaaaaaaaaacatatttttttaaaaaaccgaTCAATAATCGAAACAATCCCTCGATAGGTCAGTtatatttatgtcaaaaaaccaATCGTAACCACGGTTTTCATCCTAAGAAactcaaattttgaaattaaattgCTTACGGGAACATGGGAGTCTCTGGCATTTCTTTTAGCATCAGTAGCAGAGAAGACGGTGTAGACAAGAACAAAAGTGCCAACAATTTCAGCTCCAAGACCACTCCCTTTACTATATCCTGCACTAATCATGTTGGCACCACCACCCAGCCTCTCATACTGGTTTTTCTGGAATCCTTTAACGACAGCAGCACCACTTATGGCTCCAAGGCATTGCATTATTATATAATACACTGCCCTGGTCAATGACAGCTTCCTCGCCAAGAACAGCCCAAATGTCACTGCCGGATTTATATGACCCCCTGTACAAACCCAAACTTAGCGCTGTCCAAAATTACCGATCATAACCGAACCGATCTATAACCGAATCAGTTGGTCGGTTATTTAAAAAAgtacatattttttttgagttttgatggAAAAACCGGCGGATAACCGACCGTGGACAACCCTACCCAAAATTTTAAGCAAAAATTGGTTCATACTTAACTGATATTGGGTTTTAATACATGTATGTAATGTACCTGAAATCCCAGCAGTGCAGTAGACAAGAGCAAAAATCATGCCACCAAAAGCCCAGGCAATGCCTTGAATACCCACAGTGGAGCATTTGGTTGGGGCCTTAACCACACCCATCACAGTTAAAACGGTGATGTAGAGGAACAAAAAGGTAGCCACAAATTCGGCTATGCCAGCCCTGTAGAAGGACCATGATGTTAACTCTCCTGGCTCAAAGAGCGGTGCCGGTGGTGGCTCCTTGTAGTCTTTGATGTCCTGGGTTTGTGCAGATGTTCCTATTGGTTGCCTCTCTCTGTACCTATTTGCACCCACCTTCACATCTTCCTCTCTCCCTTCCATTTTTTTGGCTACTGTTTACTCTTTAGGCTTAGTCTTAAGAGCTTGTGTGTTGTGAATTGGATTAATAAAAGGCTCAGAAGTGAGTATTTATAGTGTAAGTCAGGGACAAAGAGGAGAATCATTTGGTGATAGTCTAGCTAGTTCCTTCGAACTTAGGGAGTAAATAATGTTGCCCGGGTTCGGGAGTTTGATTCTAAGCTAACAACACcattttcaagtggtttgcaTGGTCTCGGTCCAACTAACCTGCAAATCGGGGTTTGTTGGTGCCTAGTGGAACCCGAGTTTGAACTTATGGACTGTCCAAAAAGACATGCTTGCTGAGTCACTCTTGGttacgcaaaaaaaaaaaacaaagatgggttttggtgtttttccaTTAATTAATCGATATTGcaagtatttttaaatttttaaatttttgttgtgGTGACACGTTATCGACCATTCAAGGCTGAAAGTTTGATTCTAAGCTGACGccactattttcaagtggtttgcgTTGGGTCGTGACCTGACTAACTTGTTAAGTGGGTTTGCATGTCTCTATTTCGACCCAAATTTAAAGCTTAGTCAGCTGTCGAAAAATATACGTTTGTCGGTTGTTGttggtttttaaaaaacaaaaagacaaatagaggtttttgtgtttttgccATTAATTGAGAGATATTGagaatatttttgaatttttgttgtgGTGACACATGTGACCGACCATCCAAGACTGATGAAAAGGTGTGGTAGGCTTGGGTGGAGATCATGGAGTGGCTTTTGATGACCACTTCTTTATCATGTGATCATTGTCATGGCCTCATGGGGTGTTTTTTACTTTACTCTATGTGTGGGTGTTGCATTCTTAGCTTTTAGTGAAAGTTGCAAGCATTTTTTCCCAAATGAATTGCTGGCAAAGTATGATTGAAAGAGCCACTCACCGATTTGGGATGTTTTGGTAAGGACTAGAAAAGTAGCACGCGATGCACGTTCACCTAGCTCATTACGAGTTCGTTTAGGAGTGTGTTGTGTTTTTACGAATTCGTTTGAGAGTGTGTTGTGTTTTGACATTCTTCGGTGAAATGAACGAATTTCACAACTCTGATGAGCTAAGTTAGGTGATAAAAAGTGTTTGGTAGTGGTTAAAAATATTGTGGCGagttgaaaataaaattggatATTTTCATTGATATCAACCAAAAATTTGGTgaatttattttcataaaaactatatatgaaataataaaattgattgaagacaaaattggggaaaaaaaaactcaagtttTGACACTAAAAAATGCGATTAATTGTGTTACGTCGGAGTGGAAATAGCTCACTGCAACTTCATCTTCGAACTTATTGTGGTGCTGTGATATCGTAATGCACCGTTTGACCAAACACTTTTGTTCTCCGAACGCAGTGCGTTTGCTTCCGTCTCTACTAAATATAAGGacttataattttcttttgaaatatcattgagaaatttgcttctcattgaaatcgaaccttAGGCACACATATGTGTAACACAGTCGATTGTCAGCCCAACCACCTCTTGTTGGTAATATAAGGATTTATTTAACACACCTTATGAAAAACACTCCAATATGAATTAACGCATATGAAACAATTTTGGAATAGGTATACCGCCACAATCTTTTTGAGTCGGGTCATTGCGCACAAAATAGACTCCATACTAAATCCCAACATAACCAATGTCATGGAATATGCATACTGACTATTATTCATGTAATCGACCTTCTTGTTATAATAGTAATAAAGAACAAGTTGGAAGATTAGATTAAATGAtgttaaataatattaatattgtcATTGCTTGCATTTTCATTTTCCAAGCTTAGTAATACTAAAGTGTCCATGGTTGAAGGATATATCAAGTGCTAAAATTTCATGTTATTAGATGATAAGTATTAGTACTTAAGCAGTAGTGATGCAAAGAAGTGAACAACTTTCCTACAAGATTGTGGAGAGCTGGGAAAACAATGTAGGGTTTGGTGTGGGGTCTACAATCTACATGCTGGCTCTTGTTGGCTAATTCACAGCCTCACAGTCACGGGCAACGAATACAAGCCGCTCTTGTTGGCTAATTGCTTTTTGAGAGTCACGACGACCGACCATTGCCGCCCATGCCTAGCAATTATACACTGTAGTCTAATAATGTGCTTCAACATTGAAAATTCCTCGAGCGGCACCAAATTTTCAAGCTCTTTAGTAGACGTTGATAGTTGTTTTGTCATGTGTGCTAAAGTTTGGTAATAAGGGACATTGTTTGACTTGTTGGGACCATCAATCATGAAATAGAATTGGTAGTTGAGTGGGTTTGGGTTGGCTGGGGTCTAAATTTTTTACAACAAGTCCCGCTCTAGTGACTGTAAAATCCACCAAGGGACTAACAAattttacattttaaaaaaaaggaaaattaaatattagtcGAAGAGTTTTGTTACAAGAATGACACTATTAAAAGTCTTATTATATAAAATCAtttagtttgaactaatatttcaaaaatgataaaaaattaaaatatatagttttattgtctaaaataccctcatcttcatcttcaaacatggcacatgccTTCTGTacatgattcatctctgacctccGACAAAACCTTTGTCTCCGCCGTCGGAAGTTTGGTCTCTGCCCTTCATGTCTTAtttgagagttctatgacattttttagtgatttttcatcccgatttttattgtatttgaactagatctactcatattcATCACgggacttgtagatcttgttgttttccttcaatctatcatcatatcattattttcgaTAGTTTCCGTGgtgatttttgtggtttttttattatgatttgGAATCTGCAGATTGCAGGTgatttgttatctgtttcgattaatttgatatctgtcataatgttatttgtcttgttaaaatattatatgtctTTAATAAGATGTCATCTATTTGAAGTTctaaaacagataacatatcagaacagatccgaaatagatataatatttgcatattcagatccgatttcagaagaaaaaaaagagtttgaaaagcaataaaacctcaaaggtgatgcgcttTGATCAGTAGAGTTGATTGGGGGTGTTGATGGTCGTCGGCGTTGGTCGTATTAGCCGGATCTAACTCTTTTTCAAACGATGACGATGATGActgggctttgatcgggctgaTCTGGAGCTTTATTTTGATAGTTCGTTCGTTGAAAACGATGGCTGGATTGCCAACTTTTGATATGGTGgagcaaggaagaagaaggaggaagaggaagaaggagggagagtattttggtaagttggtatgttttgtcttttttttctaaagtttttttaggTTGTCCTAATTGGAATTaaacttttagtttttgttcTTATGGGTAAAAACccctaaaaaaattatgaatgtatttTGATCGGGTTTACTAGTATAATGATATATTCttttatcccaaacaaaaatcaaattgaacataacAAAGATATGAAAATTATAGACCATTGAATATAAACTTGAAACATTCTATGTTTCTTTGGtaatggttttgatttttgtttgaggaAATAAAACATACCGTTAGACTCATAAACCCGATCAAAACAGATtcactattttcttttattttttaaaaaaattaagtgtCTCATTTGCAGTATAGCGCGGAGTCCACTGTAAACACAATCACAATAGACCCCCGGCACCCAATTGTCATGTTTCGGGgcattataaaattttaatttgagGATTAGATGTAAAATTATTGAGAAGGGACCAAATCCATATGAGTGTGACTAAAACTTACAGTAGTAGCAATTCGAAGGGGATGTTGTTGGTGAGGCTATGGCTTTGAGGTTGGATGTCCAACGGTGTCTAGATCTCAGGTTACAGGAGGTGCAATTCGAAGGGGATGCTTTGATTATTATTAATGCAGTTGCTCAACCTGACTTGGTCTCTCATTGGGCTATTGAAAATCTAATAGAGGGGACTCGCAATTAGTTAGATGAGCTTAAGAGCTGGTCTATTTTGAAGATCAACAGACATCAGAATGTATGGACGGATGCCTTCGCCAAATGGGCTGCTACCTTGAGACTTTCAGGTAGTATTCTCAGTCACCGACTTTCAAAGTTGCAATATTGATTGTACAGTGAGTGCGATCCCCTAGATCATTGTTTGGTTTGACATGGTATGGTTTCTAGTTGGTGtttcttatttctttgttttccattaaaataaaattaattaattaatttttttaaaaaaaaatacacttacAGAAGTAACACACCAAAATACAAATCGGATACCAAAATTGAGAAAAACTTTGGACTAGGCTACACATCTGGACTAGTGGCCAGGTAAGAACAAAACCCCAATGGGCTCATAAGCCTGCCCAATA contains these protein-coding regions:
- the LOC119998286 gene encoding aquaporin PIP1-3-like; this encodes MEGREEDVKVGANRYRERQPIGTSAQTQDIKDYKEPPPAPLFEPGELTSWSFYRAGIAEFVATFLFLYITVLTVMGVVKAPTKCSTVGIQGIAWAFGGMIFALVYCTAGISGGHINPAVTFGLFLARKLSLTRAVYYIIMQCLGAISGAAVVKGFQKNQYERLGGGANMISAGYSKGSGLGAEIVGTFVLVYTVFSATDAKRNARDSHVPILAPLPIGFAVFLVHLATIPVTGTGINPARSLGAALIYNKDQAWDEHWIFWVGPFIGAALAALYHQIVIRAIPFKSK